In the Festucalex cinctus isolate MCC-2025b chromosome 10, RoL_Fcin_1.0, whole genome shotgun sequence genome, one interval contains:
- the LOC144027250 gene encoding uncharacterized protein LOC144027250 encodes MTSKVNVNCNEEELPEEPFEPLTQEASVPLTQASPLRTTKDVNRSEQNVGAGWQLSREPGDLVSTPQSRKKTVHIGVIEMYLTESEDEMDVMEQIIFPLTQEASLPLTQTVSSLHLTQTGSPGGKKKERKSKDGSKKLNTSDKTVGDGQQVSREASPQLMEMENVHLREAEPDFSDWEDEEKILERALFGEKHVQRLNFDLKSRKKKKKMKEKLKLKKKDKVHPKGNETQQKRSPEPNSVPTTLPEKISLYNNGQRRKLALTPQFYSMVKTLFEREIQEKLVLKKRIREIVAEQPAFRQLCHELELSIENIRNQIRMMIKRCEN; translated from the exons ATGACCAGCAAG GTGAACGTGAATTGCAATGAGGAGGAGCTCCCGGAAGAACCTTTCGAGCCTTTGACACAGGAGGCTTCTGTGCCATTAACACAGGCCTCCCCGCTGAGAACTACCAAAGATGTGAACAGGTCTGAGCAGAATGTGGGGGCTGGATGGCAACTTTCAAGGGAGCCCGGGGACCTCGTCTCTActccccagtccaggaaaaAAACTGTACACATTGGAGTAATTGAG ATGTACCTGACTGAAAGCGAAGATGAGATGGACGTCATGGAACAAATCATCTTCCCCTTAACACAGGAAGCCTCCCTGCCCTTAACGCAGACGGTCTCCTCCCTGCACTTG ACACAGACGGGCTCACCTGGGGGAAAGAAGAAGGAAAGGAAGAGTAAAGACGGCAGCAAAAAGTTGAACACATCTGACAAAACAGTGGGAGACGGACAGCAAGTTTCAAGGGAAGCTTCTCCCCAGTTGATGGAAATGGAGAATGTACACCTGAGGGAAGCTGAG CCTGACTTCAGTGACTGGGAAGATGAGGAAAAGATTTTGGAACGTGCCTTGTTCGGAGAAAAACATGTCCAGCGCTTGAACTTT GATCTCAAGTcccgcaagaagaagaagaagatgaaggagaAGCTCAAGTTAAAGAAAAAGGACAAAGTCCATCCAAAAGGGAacgaaacacagcaaaagagatCTCCCGAACCAAATTCAGTGCCAACAACCCTTCCAGAAAAAATCAGTCTTTATAATAAT GGTCAACGAAGAAAACTCGCACTCACACCACAATTTTATTCCATGGTCAAAACTCTCTTCGAAAGAGAGATCCAGGAAAAGTTGGTCCTGAAAAAAAGGATACGGGAGATCGTGGCTGAACAACCAGCATTTCGACAGCTATGCCATGAGCTGGAACTATCTATTGAGAACATTAGAAACCAAATCCGAATGATGATCAaaagatgtgaaaattaa